The sequence TTCATTTTGATACAGAAGTAAAAGttagatatttaaaaaaattggaagTTCCAAATCCTGACAAAGAAGAAAATATCAGTAATTCTCATtatattcaaaatataaataaaattacaaatggtgatttcaattataataataataataataatattaataataataataataacaatttacATCGTCATCAAAATCATACTGGTGGTGCTGGAGGTATATCACCAAtctcaatttttaataatggtaataataataatattaataataataataataataatgggaAAACTGCCATTTAATAAACAGTttataaaaagtttaaaagaattatattttttttaatttttttatttttaatttttaatttttttttttttttttttttttttttaattaactaggatattatttgtttgaaaattaaaaaaattaaatctataataataataataaaaaaaaaaataaaaaaaaaaaaatttaattggtgttTTGCAGGAATTGCATGTGTGAGGTCTTGTTTAACTAtgactttttaattttttaattgaatctattttttttttattattaataatttttttttttttttttttttatttttggaaaaggaaagtttaaaaattaaaaaaaaaaaaaaaaaaaaaaaaaaaaaaaaaattaatttttttatttttttatttttttttttatcgatttgttttatttttataacttCTTCAAacttaaagaaatcaaattcatATAAAACAAACCTTTTTATTTAAGAtttcaaagattttaaaaaattttcagtCAAAAAGTTTGTTTTTTGGGGGtcagatttttttaattttaaaggtttataaatatttttaaaatcaaataattttcacCCTAATATTCCATAATGTAGCctactttttcattttaataagATAAATGAAACCCGTTCATTGATATTATGTACCCTATTTTAATAGATTgcttataaaaaaaaaagtataaataaaaatcaaaaaaaaaaaattttattcattaacaacaataaaaaaaaaaaatatatatatatagtttatttaatttatttaatttaaacaaaaataatctCTCTCTCtttctttataaatttattaatattttaattattttttttaaaaaaaaaaaaataaaaaaaaaaattatggaaaactttaaatatagaaataatgaaaatgatgttgcaattattggtattggaTTTAGATTACCAGGTTGTAAAAATTTTACACCAAATGAATTAtggaataatttaaaaaatggattTAATGGAGTGGTTGAATTAAGTAATAGATGGAGTGACAATTTCTATACAATGGGTAAAGTTAGTAGTGCATATGCTGgtttattaccatttgacGAACTAAAATCGTTTGATCCATTATTTTTCGGTATTAATCCAACAGAAGTGCCAACAATTGACCCACAACAaagaatattattaaaatgtacATGGGAAGCATTTGAAGATGCTGGAATTGATCCAATTAAAATCCGTGGTTCAAATACATCGGTTTTCATTGGTACCTCAACTAATGATTATCAAAGAATCATTAGAGAAAAAGAtcaaacaattacaaatgcATTTGGTACATCTTTACATGCTACATCAAATCGTATTTCATACTGTTTTGATTTTCGTGGTCCATCAATGACTCTTGATACTGCTTGTTCTTCCTCTTTAAATTGTGTAAAATTAGGTTATCAATCAATTAGAGATGGTacttcaaatttatcaattgctGGTggtgtaaatttaattattggtaaattattattttaataattaattaattattattattgttattttaaattaatttttttttttttttctttttagatCCATACTTTACTGCTAGTATTTCcgatttaaatattcttaGCAAAACTGGTTCATGTAAAACATTTGATGCAAGTGCAGATGGATTTGCACGTGCTGAAGGGTCTGGTATAATTGTtatgaagaatttgaaacAAGCAATGATTGATGGTGATAAGATTTATTGTGTAATTAAAGGTGCTAGTTCAAATGTAGATGGTGGTGGTTTACAAGATAAATCCAATTTTTATGCACCATCATCTTTATCACAATGCAATAATATTAAGATGGCATTAAAATCAACTAATGGTACTGTTGAACCAAAAGATATTTCATATTTTGAATGTCATGGTACTGGTACACCAACTGGAGATCCAATTGAAACTAGAGGTATTTCAATGgtttttaatgatgaaagtcgttcaaaagaaaatccattattaattggttcaattaaatcaaatattggCCATTTAGAAGCTGGTTCTGGTATTgcttcattaattaaatgttgtttaatgtttaaaaataaatgttttgCTCCaaacattaattttaaagtacCCAAtcctaaaattaaatttgaagaatGGAATTTAAAAGTTGTAACTGAACCAATTCAATTCACAAAATCAAATACTTGTATTGGGTTAAGTAATTTTGGTGTAACTGGTTCAAAttgttgtttaattttatcacaatttaacaataataataatgataatcaaattgttggaaataataataatatcaaatcaaataaagaatatCTAATACCATTCTCATCAAATTCTGTTAAATCATTAGAAAACTATCAACAAttgttaattaaaaatggtgaaaatgaatttaaatttttagaatttattaaaCATCAAATTTTTACTAAACCAACCTCACTTTATCAACGTTCTGTAGTTATTGCATCAAGTTGGgatcaatttaataatgccaagataatgaaaacatcaaattcaaaatcatcaaatatttcaattgaaagaaATAATCCAATAactgtatttgtattttgtgGTCAAGGTTCACAATATGATAGAATGGGTTtggaattatataataatgattttatttttaaagaatcaatgGATTTATtggataataaattatcaaaatattatGGTTATTCAGTTTTAGAGAAATTAAGAAATTGtgattcaaaatcaattcagCATCCAATGATTGCTCAACCTGTAATGTGTATGTTTaatatatcattatttgaattgtatAAACATTGGGGTATAGAAGTATCATTTATAATTGGCCATAGTTTAGGTGAAATTCCAGCAGCATATTGTTCAGGTATGATTAATATAGATACTTTatgttatttaatttatcatagATCAATCGCACAAACTAAAACCCATACCAATGGAAGAATgttatcaattaatatcaGTGCAGATGAATACTTTTCACAATATTCTAAACAATATCCAGATATTGAAATTGCATGTTTCAATTCACCAACTTCAATAGTCATTGCCGGTAAtgaacaaaaattaaacGAAATTTCTGAAATTCTAAAAGAAAAAGGTATATTTTCAGCAATGTTGGCTTCACTATCATCATTCCATACAAGTAGccaaaataaagtaaaagaggatattgtaaataaacaatttgattCTAAACAATCTGAAATTCCAATATTTTCTACAGTTACAACAAATTTATTCGATTCAGTAACATCACCATTCAACTCTAGTtatgtatttaataatatagttTCTCCAGTTAAATTTTCacaaacaatttcaaatttatataaacatatagaatcaaatcaattaGGAAATGATATCGTTTTCATTGAATTGGCTCCACATCCAacattacaattttatttaaaacaaatgatACCAAAACCAactaatgatgataattcaattgaatttaaagtttCAGTTTATTCAGCACTTAATAAGAAAAACAATGATATTGAAGAAATTCAAAGAACCATCTCACAATTATATTGTGATAATGGCTAtaatgttaattttaaatgtcaATTCCAACATGATGATACCCATGGATCCATCAATTCAAATATCAATCAATTATCTAATATTAGTTTACCACATTATCAATGGGATGATGAAAAATATTGGAAAGAAGATCCAAGTATTTCCAAACTTATTGTAAATGGTCCACAAACTGATAATTTAggttatttaaatgaaaattcaccAAATTCCAAATCATATGAAACATTTATAGATATTAAGAGACCACCATTCCAATATTTAAAAGGTCATATGGTAAAAGGAAAATACTATTTCCCAGGTTGTGgttatattgataatttattaaaaatatacaaatCACAAGATTTAACAATTAATCAAATGGGatttaaatcaccattaatttttatagaaGGTGTTAATCAAGCTTTACaaacaaatatatttaaaaaatcaacttctaacaccaccaccaataataatgatgaatttaGAGTTGAATATCATTTTAATgatcaaaaaacaaatcgatggattttatcatcatttggtgattttcaattatcaAATCATTCAAGTAACTCTGATAATTTAGAAAAgataaatattaaacaattaatcCAAAATCAATGTAATTTAACAAAATTATCAAGGGATGAATTGTATAGTCATATAAAATCTAAAACAGGTTTAACATATAATGGTGTATTCCAAGGTGTAAATAAATGTTATCTTGGTGAAAATTGTTCATTATCAGAGGTTTCATTAGAATTAAAGAGAGAGCCATCATCATTTTTCAATACTGCTGTATTAGATACATGTTTACATGGTATGCTTTGTTTGTTAGAGGAACAATCTCAATTGGTGTTTGATAGAATTGAAGGTTTTAAATACCATTCTTCAAATGTACCAACAAGTGAAGAAGAAATGAAAATACATTCTAATATTTATGTTTACTCTACTATTAATCCATCAAGAATTGGTGATTCATATTCTGCATCAATTGTAATAATGATGGAAGATGGTAcggttttaattgaaattgaaaatgcaGTTTGTACATCTTTAACTccaattaaagaatcaataTCAGTTAAATATCCAactaatcaattattttcaatgtaTCTTCAATCTAAAGATTCACCAATTCCATCACCattaaatttcaaatcattatataatcaaaaccaacaacaattaaaaatagataaacAATTTACAGATTGGATGCAAAAATGTGaaaaattcatttcaaatcaattctttaaaaatattgaaaaaagaaatccagaaattaatttagaaattttaaattcaaaaaccattattgaattaaaatcaaaatattgtcaaaatttaaaaaatgaaagattatttcaatttgtttttgaaacTATTAAACAACTTGGTGTTAATGcctatgatgatgatgatgatttaacAATTGATTCAAGTGAAGATAGAAAAAGTAtttatgaaattttaataaaatcaactAAAGTAattccaaaattattattcccATTAGAGGATGAAGATTTAACAATTGATTCACCACAATCtctttttgaaaatggtttATTGGAtagattttataataatccaaatttaaTGACAAATCAATGTCAGCTTATTGctcaaattattaaagaatctttaaaaccattattaaataaaaagatggTATTTAGAATTTTAGAAATGGGTGGTGGTACATGTTCATTATCAGTTGttgtattaaatttaattaatcaattactTTTAGAGAATCcttcatttgaaattgatataGAATATACTTGGAGTGATATTTCACCATCGTTCATCTCAGCCGCTAAAGAAAAACTATCACATATAGATAAACGTATAAATATTCTATATCGTTCAATTGATATTGAGCAACCATTTATTGAAAAGCAAGATCTTAGTCCATCATATTATGATTTTGTAATAATGTCAAATGTATTACATGTTGTAAAGAAATTATCACCAAGTTTAGATGAAATTCATAAAATACTCACTCCAAACggtcatttattatttgttgaaattCCATATAAAGAACTTATATCTGATAGTATTTTTGGTGCATTCAATCAATGGTGGGCATTTGAAGACACTGATATTAGAAAGGATAGATGTAGTATACCACCAAATCAATGGATTCAAGTTTTGTCGAATCACAATTATAAAGATACTATAGTCTCTGATAATAAAGAATGTACATGGTGCTGTTTTGTTATTCACTCTCAAAAACCATCACTTTTAGAactatcaaaaaaaattgaatgtaatcaatatgataatattataGTTTTTGGAAATGAAAATAGTCAAGATAATTTCACCAAATCTATAAAATtatcatataataataatataattaaatggGTATCAAATATTgtagaaattaaaaagtttattaaattaaatattattacaaataattcaataatttattttacaaaaggtattgaagaattaacaattgataatttcaaattaattaatttccaatatattcaaattaatcaattattattaaaatatgaatcaaaatgtaaaaatgTATTGGTTACTCGTGATTGTGATGGTTCAAATTATTTAGCATCATCATTAATCGGTGCAGCAAGATATTTTGATGAATATCGTCAACTTGAATTATTTACTTTagattttgataatgatacaATTCAATCATGTGATGaatgtagtagtagtagttgtagcaatttaattaaattaattgaaccattaattgatccaaaaattaatattcaaagagaatttttaattagaaATAATCGAGTTTATTTTGAAAGAGCAAAATTAGaaacaaatttaaagaaatcttttaaatctgaatcatttgaaaatagtaataaattaatttcaacattaaattttaatttagatTATCAATTACAATCCAAACCATTTAAACAATTACtacaaaatgaaattgaagttGAAATTAAAGCAACAGGTATTAATTATAGAGATTATTTAGTATTTACTGGTTctttaccaattgaaaaaactAATCATAATGGAATATCAAATCAACCTGAATTTGGTGTTGATTTTTCTGGTATAGTTACCaaagttggtggtggtggtggtaatggagAATTTAAAGTTGGTGATAGAGTTTATGGCATTGGACATAATACAACATCATCACATATAACAATTGATTCAAGATATGCTAGTTTAATACCAAATAGTTTAGATTATATTGAAGCTTCATCAATAACATCTTCATATATATTGTCATTGTATGGTATTTTTGATATTGGTAATTTAGATATTCAagataatgaatcaattttaattcattcagGTACTGGTGGTATTGGTTTATCAGCATTAAATTCATTGAGATGGAAAGGTCATAAATCCCATCTATTCGTTACTGTTAgttcaaaagaaaaagaacaataCCTTCGTGATAATTATGGTTCGTTCATTACAGgaatttattcaaataaagataaGAACTatccaaaattaattaaagaaaagtTAAATCAATTAGGATCAAATAAACAAGGTgtagatttaatattaagTAGTTTACcaaatggtgatgataatttaaattttaaatgtttagCAAAGAATGGTAGAATAATTGatctttcaaataatattgatttatttaatattagtaaaagtaaaattaaGAAATTGTTAAATACAATTAATGATGGGTTTGAAAGTGGTGAATTACAAGTGATaccaattattgaattttcaaactCAAATATTAGAGAtgcaattgaatttattaatgaaCGTCAACATATTGGTAAAATAGTTATATCTCATGATGATTCAAAtctattaattgatttaattaataaacattCAAACCAACCAAATTATTCAATACTAAAATCAGATTACCAAATTTCTCAATCAAATTTAggtaaaaatatattaattaccGGTCAATCAGGTATAgttttagaaattttaaaatggattattaaattttcaaattcaattgaaaatgttataattttatcaaaatcattaatgaAATGGGAAttggaattattaattggtaaaacaatgaaaaaagcaaataacaaaattaaatttcatttcaagAGTGTTGATGTAAGTGATTCAATACAAGTTGAGAATTcaattaatcaaattttaaatgataatccaaatattgtaaatatcgattcaatttttcattttgcaTTTACTCAAATAACtaaaaaagttgaagaaaTTGATATGGAAAGTTTAAATGTATCTCATAATGCCAAAACTATTGGTGCAATTAATTTAcataatcaatcaattaatagaAATTGGAGATTGAATAATTTTGTAATGGCATCATCTGCAACATCAATCATTGGTTCAACCGATCAGTGTAGTTATGTTTGTGCAAATACTGTATTGGATTCATTATCAAAGTATAGAAAATCAATTGGGTTGCCATCAATTTGCACAAATTATGGTGCTATTGAATCAGCAGGTTTCGTATCAAAGAATGAATCTGTTGCGGCAATGTTTAATGGTATTGGAATTATTTCAATCTCAACCGATTTAATATTGGGTACATTGgatttacaaattcaaaatcaacaatctTCAACCAATTTAATGTTGagtgattttaattttttaaattttgtaaataataatttacaattatcattaatcTCAAAATTTGATTTCCAAACTAATTTAGCTAAAAATCAagttaatgaaaaattacaaaaccaaacccaaaatcaaaaccttcaaattcaatcaccatcatcaacaactgaTTGtcaaacaattattaaagattcaTTTTTACATAAAATTTCTGAAGTACTATCAAttgatatttcaaaattaaatttggatttgaaattattagaCTATGGTGCTGATTCTTTAGCAATtgttcaaattaaaaattggatCGATATGGAAGtatcaccaaatttaattgtcattcaacaacttcaaaCTTTTACAATAACTTCATCCATTCAATatacaattaattcatttttaaagaaaaaagttCAAAGccaagaataaataaaaaaaaaaaaaaaattaaattttgattataaattttggtttttttttttttattattttatttggtttcCTCAAATTgtgaaaagtaaaaaaaaataaaataatgtcACCCCTTACAAATCCAAACACCTTTTTTTCGACacctaaatttttattatttacaaattaatttttcaattttatatatatttatttaacttaaaaaaaaataatttccatAATTTCttgatcaaaaaataaaaaaaaaaataaaaaaaataaaaataaaaataaaaaaaaaataataaattttcatgaaaatttgttgttgaaaacAGTTGCCATtgcaaaaaattatttgaaaaaaaaaattttcaaaattaattcaaataaaaaaaaaaaaaaaaaaaaacataatcgCAGGGAAAACtgttgtctttttttttttttttttttgtttttttttttttttttttttagaaactAGGGAAATAAAATATACCAAACCATCATTacattataaatataatttaaataataaaaataaaaaaaaataaaataaaaaaataaaataaaaataaaaaataaaataaaaatagatcaacaaaaaataaataaattaatttaaaaataaaataaaaaattaatttgaaaaaataaaaaaataaaaaaataaaaaataaaaatagaataaaacaaaataaaacaaaacaaaatcaaatttataatcaaattttaaataaaaaaagaaaaaaaaaataaaaacattaactcagttttttttttttaataataataataataaaataacagaaaaattatattgtttttttattttttttatttttttttttggaatttttttttaaatttttttttaaattttttttttttttcttttcttttttttttttttttttttttttaatgaaaataaaaagtaaaaataaataataaaaaaaaataaaaaaaaaaaaaaaaaaaaaaaaaatacaatataactttcttcatcatcataatcaccatcaccatcaccatcaccatcaccatcatcaccttcatcaaatattaaaacccaagtttaaaattttaaaatggttttaaatttagtcTCTGATGAGAATGGATTGGATATATCATTCATTTCATATAATGTTACTTTTATAGATAGATGTGCTCAATTCACTGTAACactaaaatataaaaatttatcaagtttaccattaccattaaagtacatattttaattaattttatttttttttttttttttttttttttttttttttttttttttttttcactttttactttttactttttttatttatttatttatttaataactaACAGTCcattttctaaaataaataaataaataaaaaatttaaaacataaaaaataataataataataaatttataaaaattcaatttaaatatttatatattaaaaaaataaaaaataaaaaataaaaaaaataaaaaagatttaagaATGATGGTAGAGATTTAGGAATTTTAATACAATTAGAATCAAAGATTGGTGAAGAAGTAGGAGCATTTAAAATAGAGAATTCAAACTTAACAAGTATAGACTatccattattaaaatcatatgGTATGAGTCCTGAAATAGAgaatagtggtagtggtagtagtagtggtaacaacaataataataataataataataataatagtttggTACATGGGGATATAAATATAGAggaattaataaagaatatgACAATCGATCAATATTACGATAACAAAGTATCAATGATGAATATCGTTGATCTTATGCCCGGTAAAGAGATTACAAtgatttcaaaatatttaaaagaattaccaactataaaaactaataacaataataataataataatagcaaacCAAATCCAAATATAGATAGTAGTAATGGAGATGAGATAATATCGATAACCATACCGAAACAGACATCAATAACATCACCATTCCCACCAATAAATATAGAGATTACAATCGATGGTGAAGTTAGTATACCACTTCACTCATCGGTATGTCCATCACAtccatcatcaatttcatcattgaCCCTATGTGAGAATATCATATCATCGAAACATGATATCAAAAGTAATTCCTTATTGAATGATGATTTCAATTTACTCATTGGTTTAGAATCAGAATTGCATCACAGTGGTTGGACAACATGTACATTATCACCCTCCTCATCACCTCCATTATTATCCTCCTCTCCAAATTCACTACCACCAACCACTGTAATTTCAactttgataaatttaaatcaaccaacaccaccacttGTCGATAGAGTTTCTTTTAACAATGTAGAATATAGTCTAAATagttcatcaacaacaactacatcttatagtaataataaacaaactaTAATTTATAGtttgaataataatgataataatacaaataatacaaataacaatacaaataataataataataataataataataatgtaattttaaagtataataataacaaagaATTTAaccttttattaaaaacccCAACTTTACCCTCTTCATCgagtattttaaataaattttcttcACTTTcaaaaattcaacaattatgtaaaaataatgataataatagtaataataataatgataataataaaaataatgataataataataaaaacaatgataataataataatagtaatatagaTACAGGTACAGGTTTAGATATAGGTACATTATTGAATATAATATTCacaacatcaaataataatagtaatttagtaaataataataataatagtagcaaTACGATAGTGTCACCACTTTCACAATCAGcaccaccaattaataataataataatagtaataaagaTATATCAATGATTGAACAAAATATAACgacaacatcatcaccaccaacaacaataacaacaacatcaccaccattaccaaaaCTTCAAGAATCTGGTGAACTTTTATCAAATATGTTATCGAATTTACCAAAAGCGAAATTAGGGGGATTAAATCAACAAAGTTTAACAGCACCACCATCAGTTGGTAAAGATCTTTCAAATCCAATTGCAGATTTCATAGCAAGTAGAGCTGCAGCAGGTGGTTCAAGTGGTAGTAATAAACCCAAGAAGGGACCACCACCTAAATTGGGTGGTTTAGGTGGTGGGTTGAATACCTCAACAGGTGCAGGTGGAATTGGTGATGTTAGAGTACAAAGATTGGCAAGTTATAATAAAGTCAACCAATTATGGAATGTTTCATCATCAGATTTTGCACAACGTGTTTCAATTACCCTAAGAGAACTTGAACCCTATGCAATTGATTATGCATTGTCTCATATTAAATCAAAGTGGTGGGACAAGAATAGGATAGCAACACTAGCTGAAATCAAATGTATACATTCTATAATCTCTTCAATCATTAATAgtccaaaaattaatttaacatATATTTctccatcatcatcatcatcaacaaactCTTCAAATTCAGACGCAAAAGATCAAACATCAACCACTACAACCACCActacatcatcaccaactcCAAGTGCTTCAGATGTAGCAGCAAGTAGatttttattacaaaaagGTAGTTTTACTGATTTAACAAAATTAATGGGAAAAccacaatcatcatcatcatcatcattatcacccTCATCTTCACTCAATCCTTCACCATCAACCTcatcaaattctttattatcaccatcatcaccaagtAAAACGAGAAAAGAGGTAGAGATGGAAATTGATCCAGTAAAACTGAGATGGATTGTTGAAGAAGTTTTAAATGGTGAAAAAGCGTCAATAGagaatagtaataataataataataataataataataataataataacggtAATAAATGGTTTAGTGTAAGTATTGGAGAAACAAAAGGAGGTAGACCTCATATGGAGGATAATCATGTTATTCTTGAGTATCCATATGAATTATATGGtttagagaaaaagaaaagtgtAGATTCAATAGCAGGtgcaaatagtaatagtaataataataataataataataattgtataaGTATTTTATCATCAAATGAACAATTCTTTTTTGGTGTATTTGATGGTCATAATGGAAAGATAGCAGCTGAATACTCAAGAGTTAATTTACCttatgaaatttttaatagctttataaaaattaacaaagTTGGCAACAGCGCAAACAATAACAATGTTGATGATTTATGTTTGGAGGCTATCAAACAAGGCTATTTGAATACAGATAAATACTTTTTAGATTATGCAGAATCTGATAATAAGAAAGCAGGTACAACAGTTGCAACAGTGATCTTGGAAAGAGAAAGATTTATCGTTTCAAATGCAGGTGATACAGAGGTTGTATTATGTTCAGGAGGCATTGCTGAACCATTGTCAATCATTCATACACCAAAATTAGATACTGAAAGAATACGTATAGAGAGTGCTGGCGGTTCAATCATTCATTATGGTACACTAAGAGTCAATGGTTTATTGTCAGTATCTCGTTCCATTGGTGAtaagaatttaaaagaatttattataCCAAATCCTGATTCCCACATTCACAATATCAATAAACCCAATGACCAATTCTTAATGATTGCAACTGATGGTCTTTGGGAAGTTTTTAACCATCAAGATGTAGTCAATGAAGTcctaaaattattacaagaTAAAACTATTCAAAAAGATGATATCTCTTCAATCATTGTTGAAGAagcaattaaaagaaattcaaaagataatataactttaataattattttctttaaccaaaattaaaaaaaaaaaaaaaaaaaaaaaaaaaaaaaaaaaatcaaaatcaaaatcaaaatcaaaaatcaataatattaattaggaaaaaaaaaaaaaaaaataaaggaaaaaaaaaaaaaaaaaaaaaaaaaaaaaaaaaaaaagataaaatcaaaaaataaataaaagtttaaattttaaatgcaacttttatta comes from Dictyostelium discoideum AX4 chromosome 2 chromosome, whole genome shotgun sequence and encodes:
- a CDS encoding protein phosphatase 2C — protein: MVLNLVSDENGLDISFISYNVTFIDRCAQFTVTLKYKNLSSLPLPLKFKNDGRDLGILIQLESKIGEEVGAFKIENSNLTSIDYPLLKSYGMSPEIENSGSGSSSGNNNNNNNNNNNSLVHGDINIEELIKNMTIDQYYDNKVSMMNIVDLMPGKEITMISKYLKELPTIKTNNNNNNNNSKPNPNIDSSNGDEIISITIPKQTSITSPFPPINIEITIDGEVSIPLHSSVCPSHPSSISSLTLCENIISSKHDIKSNSLLNDDFNLLIGLESELHHSGWTTCTLSPSSSPPLLSSSPNSLPPTTVISTLINLNQPTPPLVDRVSFNNVEYSLNSSSTTTTSYSNNKQTIIYSLNNNDNNTNNTNNNTNNNNNNNNNNVILKYNNNKEFNLLLKTPTLPSSSSILNKFSSLSKIQQLCKNNDNNSNNNNDNNKNNDNNNKNNDNNNNSNIDTGTGLDIGTLLNIIFTTSNNNSNLVNNNNNSSNTIVSPLSQSAPPINNNNNSNKDISMIEQNITTTSSPPTTITTTSPPLPKLQESGELLSNMLSNLPKAKLGGLNQQSLTAPPSVGKDLSNPIADFIASRAAAGGSSGSNKPKKGPPPKLGGLGGGLNTSTGAGGIGDVRVQRLASYNKVNQLWNVSSSDFAQRVSITLRELEPYAIDYALSHIKSKWWDKNRIATLAEIKCIHSIISSIINSPKINLTYISPSSSSSTNSSNSDAKDQTSTTTTTTTSSPTPSASDVAASRFLLQKGSFTDLTKLMGKPQSSSSSSLSPSSSLNPSPSTSSNSLLSPSSPSKTRKEVEMEIDPVKLRWIVEEVLNGEKASIENSNNNNNNNNNNNNNGNKWFSVSIGETKGGRPHMEDNHVILEYPYELYGLEKKKSVDSIAGANSNSNNNNNNNNCISILSSNEQFFFGVFDGHNGKIAAEYSRVNLPYEIFNSFIKINKVGNSANNNNVDDLCLEAIKQGYLNTDKYFLDYAESDNKKAGTTVATVILERERFIVSNAGDTEVVLCSGGIAEPLSIIHTPKLDTERIRIESAGGSIIHYGTLRVNGLLSVSRSIGDKNLKEFIIPNPDSHIHNINKPNDQFLMIATDGLWEVFNHQDVVNEVLKLLQDKTIQKDDISSIIVEEAIKRNSKDNITLIIIFFNQN